A segment of the Anguilla anguilla isolate fAngAng1 chromosome 6, fAngAng1.pri, whole genome shotgun sequence genome:
TGAAAATGGAAGTGCTTCACAATGGCTCTTTTGAAATTGTCTCATCTCAGTCCCATAAATTTTTCAGTCATTGTCTTAAATTTGATTTGCGGGAATTGTTTCCCGGAGCACGGGAATTCCACGACCAGTGTGTGTAGGCCTGGTTCTCCATGCATTGTTGAAAGTGCGGTTGTTCATTTTTGCcgtctgtttcccccccccgcctgctcTGGGTCAAATGCAGGAGTCCGTGGAGCTTCCCCTCACCCACCCGGAGTACTACGAAGAGATGGGCATCAAGCCCCCGAAAGGAGTCATCTTGTACGGCGCACCTGGCACAGGTGCACCCCCTCCGTCTACCGCAATGGCACTTAAGGCacctgtaaatatattttagcgTTATATTACTGGTATTTGGCCAATGCTCTTGTCCAGAGAAATTtgcagcacacaaacaaacgtATGGATATGGGATGGAAGTGTAGTGGTGCCCTAGAGGTGGGAGTGTAGTTCTGAGACGGACTGGCGTCTATTCTGAGATCAGTCTCCTAATAAAGTTACGAGTACAAAAAGGCAAATACAACGGGTTTGacacatgtaaaaatatacGGATATGCTCAAATGGCAGCTACATAAGGTAGTAAGGCAGGAGCCAAGCTGCAATCTGAACACAAGTCTTCAGCTCTGTGTCGGAAAATGGCCAACCTCTGTTATTCTGACGAGCGTAGCAGGCTCATTCCCTTCAGGATATTGTAAGGGTGTGCCATGGTATTAAAATGGAATGGAAGTGAACATCTCAGCTAACATAAAACAGTGTCACGATGTTATAGCATTGACAAAGCATTCCAGTAATATAGTGAGAACTTATCTTATGTCGGCTGCGATGATAAAACCGGTGTCCTCGCGCAGGGAAGACGCTGCTGGCCAAGGCGGTGGCGAACCAGACGTCGGCCACGTTCCTGCGGGTGGTGGGCTCGGAGCTCATTCAGAAGTACCTGGGCGACGGGCCCAAGCTGGTGCGAGAGCTGTTCCGCGTGGCGGAGGAGCACGCCCCCTCAATCGTCTTCATCGACGAAATTGACGCTATCGGCACCAAGCGGTGAGAACCCTCCTCaatccaaagtttttttttgaaatttctttatttatttttcttctattgTGTACAAGTTAAGGCATGTAGCCCGCTATTTTAAACGTAATCGTGGGGCGCGGTCTATAAAATAGCCTACGCCTATGTTTAGCTTTGTGCAGTTGTTATTTTCTAGTATTTTCACTGCCTCACCTTTTGAgtgttttattgttattcatttagATATGTATTAAtggtaatttatttgtttttttttttgggaacaaACAGCCTTCCTCATTATGTTATTTAGGgcaatgtttgttgtttttatgtttctggACAAATGGGCTTTTAAAAGTATACAGCATAAAAGCAGCATTCTCGCAGTTGCTATTCAcgataaaaaaatacttttttgaaacaatctgcagttttatttaagAGAGGATATGAATGTGCCAGAGCTGCATCTAATAacactgcatttgtgttttaattaagaTTTTTGTAATTCAAAAAATGTTCCAGGGGTCCTcggcaaactggaaaaaaatattttccctttgaAGCAACATcaaaaatttttgtttttgacatttttattatcctGCTCATAGCACTCCAGTCTGATATTTTCccaatattttgtttgtattttttgtagtTCCATATTAGATTTCCAGATAAACTAAACCAGGTTTAGAAATATTTCTGGATAGTGCACTCTTGGAAAAATTATGATCATTGTAATTTCATAATACGATACCATACCGTATAGAATACTTATCTGATACATGCTTTCATGTGCTCCTGTGTTGGGCAGCCACTTGACTGCAACTAGTTGCTGGTGTTGAATGAAGCCTTGATGGTGAACACTGACCTACGGTGTTGGAAGTGTTCGTTTTAGGGGGCCTTATTATTAAAATTTGGGGATCCCTAATGTAACCTGCCCCTCTGCAGGTATGACTCAAACTCGGGTGGGGAGCGCGAGATCCAGAGGACCATGCTGGAGCTGCTCAACCAGTTGGACGGCTTCGACTCGCGAGGCGACGTCAAGGTCATCATGGCCACGAACAGGATCGAGACCCTGGACCCCGCCCTTATCCGACCCGGTGGGCTCACTCATTGAAAACTCATCCCAGTCATATGAAATGTTCTGAAGGGCAATTATATGTTGAATCTGAAGCTTAATAGAGGAAATGCCGCATGTATAACAAGAAACCCCCTATACAAAACAATAGAATCTAAAGATTTTATACAAGAATTTCTCCTTATAAATGCACAGATCTACAGGTCTTATACAAGAAAACCTCCATGTGAAACCACAAACCTAAGACCACTAATGGTCTTACTGCAAGAAACCCTTCAGAGATGGTACTGGACACAGCGGAAGTGTATTGGGAACACAACGGAACACACTGGTGCTGCTCTCACTTTCTTCCTGGTGTCTGCATCGCAGGAAGAATCGACCGGAAGATTGAGTTCCCCCTGCCAGATGAGAAGACCAAGCGGCGGATCTTCCAGATCCACACCAGCCGCATGACCGTGGCAACGGATGTAACGCTGGACGACCTCATCCTGGCCAAGGACGACCTGTCCGGGGCCGACATCAAGGTACGTCAGCCCACTGCAACACTCCGCCTTCTGTGCCTCTCCTATGATGCTGCATTCATGACtgcgtgtgtctgcctgcctgtgttgtAGTGATCTTTTTCCACCTGTTTTATCATTTGGCTTGTCATTCTCTTCCTGTGTTTGATCCCGAGTTGCTGTCTTCCTGCGTCTAATCTGAGTTGTGTTCTCTGCGTCTCCCCGCCGGTGGGGTAATGATCTTGTTGTTTCTGGCCAATGTTTCCACCGTCTCCgtatcatgtgtgtgtgtcacaggccATCTGCACAGAGGCGGGGCTTATGGCTCTGAGAGAACGCCGGATGAAAGTGACCAACGAGGACTTCAAGAAGAGCAAAGAGAACGTGCTGTACAAGAAGCAGGAGGGGACGCCGGAGGGGCTTTACCTCTAACTCCACGCCTCAGAGCACGGCGCAGCTAGACAGTGCTCTGTGCTAGCTAACAGTGCTCTGTGCTAGCTAACAGTGCTCTGTCCCCATAAACCTTTTGATACGTTCTGTGCATGTTGTTATGTTTTCTTAAATCCATATTTGGATGatgtaagaataaaaaaaagttaaattccAGAAACTGCATGTTCTGATCTGTTCAGTCATACTCTTGCAAATATTTCatgttcaaaaaaatgtttctttgaaCAATTTTACAGTAATTTTACTGTAGTTCTACTGTAGGTTATATTTCTGTCTTGGTTTGAGTTCAAGATCAAACTGGTAACCAATCATATTTTTTGCTCGTCTTTATCGAGCCTGTAATTGTGGTATAAACCAAGTGGGTGCTTGAGATAGAAAAAATCATAGATAATAAAATGTTAAGGGAAATGATGTGGGGTATTTAAATTAGTCTCAGATTAACAGTGTAAAATTCCACAATTACAAAATTCAATTTTACTTGGTATGCCGTAATCACATTGCTCTTCATATCATGTATTTTAACTGTCTAGCTATTTGTTCCATTGTAGACAGATTGTATAAAAAGCAATGCAGTGTAGCCAgtgtatgcatttaaataagCTGGCCGTTTAGCGTAACTGTAGCGGAGCTGGGCTTAGTGCATGTGAAACCCTGGAGGGTCATGGCTGCTGTACCCATGTGGAAATTCTTACTGTAAATGAAACCACTTCAATAAATGTCCAGctacagtgagctctataatgcttgggacaaaaatgtttttttctttttttttattgatttggctacaatccacaattttatatttgtaatcaaataattcacatttggTTAAACTGCACATTCTTAGCTCTCAGCttgtaacatttttgtttcaccatgtagaaattgcag
Coding sequences within it:
- the psmc1b gene encoding proteasome 26S subunit, ATPase 1b, with amino-acid sequence MGQSQSGGHGPGGGKKDDKDKKKKYEPPIPTRVGKRKKKTKGPDAASKLPLVTPHTQCRLKLLKQERIKDYLLMEEEFIRNQEQMKPLEEKQEEERSKVDDLRGTPMSVGTLEEIIDDNHAIVSTSVGSEHYVSILSFVDKDLLEPGCSVLLNHKVHAVIGVLMDDTDPLVTVMKVEKAPQETYADIGGLDNQIQEIKESVELPLTHPEYYEEMGIKPPKGVILYGAPGTGKTLLAKAVANQTSATFLRVVGSELIQKYLGDGPKLVRELFRVAEEHAPSIVFIDEIDAIGTKRYDSNSGGEREIQRTMLELLNQLDGFDSRGDVKVIMATNRIETLDPALIRPGRIDRKIEFPLPDEKTKRRIFQIHTSRMTVATDVTLDDLILAKDDLSGADIKAICTEAGLMALRERRMKVTNEDFKKSKENVLYKKQEGTPEGLYL